The following DNA comes from Acetobacter oryzifermentans.
TGGAAAATTCTCAGGCTGAACTGGAAGTTTTATTTGCCCAGCCAGTTGAGGTTGATCTTTCTCATGGTGCAGATATGGCACATGTGCGGTTTGTGGAACCGCGTGATATGGAAGACAATGATCCGCGCGTAAAAGCCGCACACAAAAATGTAGAAGCTGCACAAGCTAATATGAAGCTTGCCCGCCGCTCTTTTATGCCCAATCCAGAACTGGGTATCGATGTGATTCATGAAAAACAGTATGGCAGCCCATGGGATGACCGGGTTGGTGTCAACTTCAGCATCCCACTACCAAGCGAGGCCCGGAATACACCGATTATGTCTGAGGCCAGCAACAGGCTTGCTTCTGCCAATAGTCAGGAAATACAGGCCCGGCGCATGGTACATCTGGAAATATCCCGTGTGCGGGCTCGGCTGATGGCCGCCACAGCTGCCCGGCAGACCACCCGTATAGCCGCGGCAAATATGCAAAAGCGTGCAGCGGCAGAAGAGCATGCCTGGCGGGTGGGAGAGGCAACGCTCGAAACTGTCATGCAGGCAGAACAGGCTGCCTGCAATGCGCAATTTGCCAACGCTCGAGCAGAGGTGGAGTGGCATGTCGCAACGCTGCGTATGATGATTGCCATGGGGATTACACCATGAAAGGACGCATCCTTGCGTATTTCGCTGTGTGTTTTTGTATGTCACCTCTCGCCAATGCGGAAGATCAGATACTCCCTTCGGTTGTCGCGCTAGATATGGCAGCGATAAAAAATGAAGGTATTACAGTGACCTTTGCCAAATCCGGTAAGGTTTCTCGCATTCTGCCAGTTATCAGCCGGGTTATGCCCGATACCACGCGGCTTGTGTATATTCATCCAGCCGGAAGCGGCAAAGTGCTGGACGTTTTGGTGCAGCCAGGTGCTTCGGTCCGTAAAGGACAGGTCCTGTTGCGCTATCAGGATCATTCTCTCCATGGTGCACGGCTTCAAGCCATTCAGATGCGTGCCGCGTTAACAGCTGCCATTGCCAGTAGAAATGATGCCGCAGCCGCAGTGCAGCGCGCAAAACAACTGGTTGGTCAAACTCTTTCATTGGCAGAGCTGCGCCGCAGGCAGGATATTCTGGCGCAGGCAGATGCAACCATGCGTGCCCGACAGGCAGATGTGGATACATTGGGTCATCGGTTTAATGAGGAGTTCAATTCATCTTCTGAACAAAGCAGCCGAAAACAGCAGGATGAGGTATCAACCCTGATCTCTCCGGTTGATGGTGTGGTGCAAACGCTGGGCACATCTGTCGCCGCAGACCTAACGCCAACTACAAACGTGGCAAGCGTAGCGGATCTGTCTGACGTGTGGATTGTTTCGGATATTACGCCGGAACAAGCAGCATGTCTTCAACCTGGAGGCCTACAGACCACAGAGACCAACGATGGTGCCATCACATCCCGGATTGATACAGTGGATGGCATGGCCAACCCGCAAACAGGGTTGGTGCGTGTTATCAGCCGTGTTTCCAACCCAACTGGTGTGTTGGTTCCAGGCATGGTGCTGGATGCCAGCCTGACGGAGCGTGACAGTGTAACGGGAATGGTCGTGCCGTCAGATGCCATTCAGAAAATTGATGTCCATAACGTCGTATTTGTGCAGATAGATAAAACGCATTACCGGCCTGTGGTGGTGGATGTGGTCTTGGATAATGGCATGCATGCGGTTGTAAGCTCAGGCTTGAAAGAGGGTGAGGCAGTGGTCAGCCACGGCAGTTTTGCCCTGAAATCAATCATCGGGCTGGCCGGAATGGACGCAGACTGATGGCCCGTAAATACCTGGAAGCTTTGCTGCGGGCCCGCATGCTGGTGCTGGGTGGATTGGCTCTGATATTGGCGGCAGGTATGATGGCAGTGCTGGAACTGCCAGTGGAGGCTGTGCCTGATATTTCCCCAAAACAGGTTCTTGTATCCGTTGTGGCTCCAGGCCTTGCGACCGAGGAAGTGGAAAAACTGATCACCTTTCCGGTTGAAGCCAGTATGACCGGTATTCCCGGTCTCACAGATCTGCGCTCTGTTTCCCGTGGTGGGGTTTCGGTTGTTTATGTGCAGTTTGCTGATGACACGGATATCAATCTTGACCGCACGCGTGTGAATGAGCGCATCCAGCAGGCGCGGGGTTCCATATCTGTGCCGGGTATCACCGTAAGCATGGGGCCGCTTGCAACGGGCATGGGTGAAATCATGCAGTTCCAGATCAAGGGAGCAGGGCGCTCACTTATGGAACTCAACCGGATCATGAACTGGACGGTAGTCCCGCAGATGCGGCTTGTGCCGGGTGTTGTGGATGTAAACGTCAATGGTGGCGCGGAAGAAACCTATGAGGTTGCACTGGATCCTGCCCGGCTGATTGCCAGCAACCTTTCAGTGAGTGAGGTTTATCGCGCAGTGGATGCAAACAATGCGGCATCAGGCGGTGGGTGGATCACCCATCATGCCGAACAGCAAAGTGTTGTCGGGCGTGGGTTGATCAGCAGCCTTGCGGATTTTGGCAACATTGCCGTACGCGCCAATGCCGATGGCTCCATCATACGTTTGCGAGATCTTGGGCACATTACAACTGGCGCACGCACACGCCTTGGCGCTGTTACCCGTGATGGGCAGGGTGAAATTGTAATTGGCGTGGTGATGATGGAAAGTGGCGCAAGTTCCAACGCCACATTGGCTGCCATCAATCGTGCCTTGCCAAGCATAAGGCAATCCTTACCAACGGGTGTTACGCTGGAGCCCTATTACACCCGCGCCACATTAACCGGGCAAACAATCGCGACCGTGCGCGATAACCTGCTGATGGGTGCCGTGCTGGTGATAGCGGTGCTTGTGGTTGTGATGGGAAGCTGGCAGGCCGCTCTGGTGATTGCCTCCGTTATTCCAGTAGCTCTTGTCTGCGCCATGGCCGGCATGCGGTATTTTGGCATTTCAGCCAATTTGCTTAGCCTTGGCGCAATTGATTTTGGCATGATTGTTGATGGCTCATTGGTAGTTATTGAGCATATTCTTTCAAGGCGGGAGGAGGAGCCGGAAGCCGCGTTTATGCCGCTGGTTGTCTCATCCGTTCAGCAGGTCATGCGGCCTGTGGGCTTCGCCATACTGGTCATTATTATGGTCTATCTGCCTATTCTGACCCTGCAGGGCATTGAAGGGCATATGTTCCGGCCTATGGCGCAAACGGTTATCATGGCGCTTCTAGCTTCGCTGGCTTACTGCTTCATCTGTATTCCCGTAATTGCGGCTCTGGCTTTGGCACGTGTGCGGCCAAAAGGAGATACATGGCTGATTGCTCGCCTGCGTGCTCCATATGTACATCTGACAGAGTGGGGAGAAGCACATCCGCAGCTTCTGTTTGGGGGCACGCTGGTTGTTCTAGTGTTATCGGCAGGTCTTGCAACACGTCTGGGTGGGGAGTTCATTCCCCAGCTTGATGAAGGGGCTTTGGCTGTTACCACCACCCGTCTGCCCTCAGCATCTCTGGAGACTGTACTTGCATCGGTGACAAGACAGGAACAGATTCTGCGGGGTTTTCCTGAAGTCAAAACGGTTGTCAGCAATACAGGCACATCCGCCATTCCCACAGACCCGATGGGTGTGAATGAGACTGACAGCTTCATTCTTCTCAATCCGCCATCAACATGGAAAACCGCGCGCACGCAGGCCGGACTGGTGGCTGCAATGGATGAGACACTGCGGCGAGAATTGCCAGATGCGCTGTATTCCTGGAGCCAGCCGGTGCAGATGCGCATGGATGATCTGCTCTCTGGCGTAAGAACACAGATTGCGGTTTCGATTTTTGGTGATGATCTGGCAACACTCGCTGCTCTGGGAGACAAGGTTGTAGCTGCTATTGCAAGTGTAAAGGGTGCCGCAGATGTGGCAGCGGCGGGTGATGGCAGTGTGCCGCTGGTTGTGGTGGACATTGATCGCGCACAGGCTGCCAGCCGCAACGTGGCAGTACAGGATATTCTGGATACGGTGGAAGCCATAGGCGGACATATTGGTGCGCGGCCTGTTATTGTTGGCAATGCCATTATCAGCACGCAGGTGCGCCTGAACGGCCGCCATGTGGCTTCAGCAGCAGCTATTGCTGCTTTGCCTGTTCGGCGTATGGATGGGCAGGGGAATGTCATGCTTTCACAAGTGGCGCATGTACATGAAGTTGATGGTACACCACGTATCAGTCGTGATGGCGTACGCCGCCGCATGGTGGTGCAGGCCAATGTGCGAGGGCGGGATCTTGCCTCCTTTGTGGCTGAAACGCAGCAGCGTGTGGCGCATGATGTGCATCTGCCATCGGGCTACACCATGCAATGGGATGGGCAGTTCCGTAACCTGCACTCAGCTGTGCAACGTCTGGAAATTGTTCTGCCTGTTGCTCTTGGTCTGATATTTGCATTGCTGGTTGTAACCTTTGGCGCAATCCGGCCCGCACTCTTGGTTTTTATCAATCTGCCTGTGGCTGCAACCGGCGGCATTATTATGCTGACATTACGTGGAATGCCCTTCAGTATTTCAGCAGGTATTGGATTTATTGCCCTGTTTGGGGTGGCTATTCTGAATGGCGTTGTGCTGGTGAGCGAAATAGCCGCATTGCGCGCGCGAGGTATGGCCGTGGCGCAGGCAGCTTTTGCGGGCGCAAAAGCCCGCTTCAGGCCGGTTATGGCAACAGCATTGGTAGCAAGCCTTGGCTTTTTTCCCATGGCGTTTTCTGAAAGTGCAGGCGCAGAGGTGGAGCGGCCTTTGGCCAGCGTGGTGATTGGTGGGTTGGTGACATCCACGCTGCTCACTTTGCTGGTGCTGCCATCCCTGTATGCCCGTGTCATGCGAGAGGAGGTTCAGGACTGATGCGTATCCTCATTGTGGAAGACGAGCATGATCTTGGGGCCGCCGTGCAGGAGCGTGTGCGGCAGGATGGACATGCCGTGGACTGGTTCATGACATTGGAAGATGCACGTGCAGCCGTAGCAACCGTGGATTACGACTTCATGCTGCTGGATCTTGGGCTGCCAGATGGCAATGGGCGCGATCTGCTGCGTGAGATCCGCCGTACGTCCTTTGATACCGCCATTCTGATCACAACGGCAGAAGACCAGATCAGTGACAGGATTGCAGGTTTGTCCGATGGAGCGGATGATTACATTGTCAAACCCTATGACCTGAATGAACTTGTTGCCCGGATTGCAGCTGTCGCGCGCCGGTACGTCACGCCACGCAGGCAGGCCTGCTACCAGATAGGCGAGATTGTTATTGACCGGGAAAATCGTTCCGTAATGCGTAATGAGATGGAACTTGAGTTAACAGCACGGGAATGGGCGATTATGGAACTGCTGTCTCGCAGGCCCGGACGCATTTATTCTCGCCATCAGATTGATACAGCCTTGTATGCGCTGGATCAGGATGTTGGCAGCAATACAGTTGAGGTTTTTATTAGCCGCCTGCGTAAAAAGGTTGGCAATACGGTTATCAAAACTGTTCGTGGCCGGGGCTATTGCCTGGCCGATAGAGCAGACGCATGAAAAACTGGAGCCTTGCGACCCGGATTGTCAGTGGTGTTCTGTGTGTGGTCACGCTGAGCCTTCTTGCCCTCAGTATCGCCGTTGCTGGTTTTACGCGTTACGAAATCACAGAACGTCTGGACAATTCCTTGCAGGAAGTATCCGAACGTTTGCAGACTATCATCACCATACAGCCGCATAGAGCCCAGTCAGACAACGTGGCATGGGTGCCTGATGTGGGGCCACGAACACTCGCGTATCAGGTTGTTGACCAATCTGGCCATGTTGTTCTGCGTTCTCAAAATGCACCGGTTGAACCTTTTGTGTCTGATATTCATACAGGTTTTGCCAATACCCCTTTGTTCAGGGTTTATATTGCGGCACCTACGGCCACGGCTTATCGCGTGCTTGTTGGTGAGCCCACGTTGCATCGGCGAGGGGCCACATGGCGTGCTACGGCCATAGCGGTCTTGCCGATACTGATTTTTCTGCCCGTAATTTGGGTGCTGGTGCGCCTGATCGTGCGTCGTGCCTTGCGACCTTTGAACCGTTTGCATGATGAAATGCAATCTCGTGGCAGTGGCAATTTAAGCCCTATTTCATCACTTGATTTGCCGGTTGAACTGGTTTCCATCCAGCATGCCGTAAACACGCTTCTATCCCGCCTGAAAACAGCACTTTCTACTGAACGCGCTTTTGCAGCAAGTGCAGCGCATGAATTGCGTAACCCACTTGGGGCCCTTCTTGCGCAGGTGCAGATGCTGGGGCGTATGCTGCCTGAAGGATCTTCGGCTAATAAGCGGGTGGAAATTATAGCAGATCGTACCCAGAGATTGGCCCGAACGGTTGAAAAACTTCTACAGTTTTCACGTGCATCTTCTGGCGTTGCTTTTCGGCGAGATCGTTTTGATCTGCTGGCCGTATTATATGTGCTGGTTGATGATCTGGGGCATCTACCACGTGATGGCCGGAGTATTGATTTAAAAGCCAAGGGTATTGGACATATTTTTGTTTATGGAGATATGGACGCAACCGGTATTCTGTTGCGCAATCTGCTTGAAAATGCCCTCTTGCATGGCACTTCCGATATGCCAGTAAAGGTTGAGGTAAAACCTGAGGGCTGTATTGACGTTATTAATGATTGTCCTGCCTTGGCCCCGGATACATTGGCCCAACTGACAAGCCCATTTGTGCGTGGCGGCAGTTCCAGCAATGGCAGCGGCCTTGGTTTAGCAATCGCCAGTAATATTGCCAGGCAGATGGATGCGCGCTTGCAATTACAATCACCTCTTACTGGTTCTGCGCGGGGATTAAGTGTTTCCCTATGTTTCCCTAACCCAGAAATCATATTGCTGTCTGAAGAAACCTGACAGTAACGCGTTCAGGTTTGCGTCATGTTGGTGGTGTATTGTGTTCTTGATGAAATATGGAAAATAATATCTTGAACAGCCAGAAAGAAACTCATGCAACATCCCGTTTGGGATGGCTTCGGGCTGCTGTGTTGGGCGCGAATGATGGTATTCTGTCAACATCCAGCCTTATTATGGGTGTTGCCAGCGCACATGCTAGTCGGGAAAATATTTTGCTGGCTGGAATATCAAGCCTGGTGGCCGGAGCCATGTCTATGGCTGCAGGAGAGTATGTTTCTGTCAGTTCGCAGGCAGATTCAGAAAAAGCTGATCTTGCTCGTGAAAAGCAGGAGCTCGGTAGCAGTTGGGATACCGAAGTTGGCGAACTGGCTGATATATATCGCCAGCGTGGGCTGGATGATGCTCTGGCCTGCACGGTTGCACAGCAGCTCATGCAACATGACGCATTGGGGGCACATGCCCGTGATGAATTGGGTATTTCCGATGCAACATCTGCACGACCAATACAAGCGGCCTGTGCATCGGCTGGGGCATTTTCGTCTGGTGCAATACTCCCGGTGTTGGCTGCATTACTCTCATCTTCATCTATTGTATCATGGGCTGTGTCTGCAGTCTCACTCATAAGCTTGGCGTTACTTGGAGTTGTGGGAGCCCGTGCAGGTGGTGCTGCACCTTTGCGGCCTACCTTGCGTGTCATATTTTGGGGTATTGTCGCTATGGTGGGAACAACTTTTGTTGGGAAAATATTTGGTGGTTCGTAAATAAATTATCATTTGCCCGTTCAGAGATGACATGATGATAAATATATCTTGTAAAGTGGACATAAATATCTCAGTTCCTTGGATTTTATTTTAGATGATAGTGAGCGCGATTGAACCGCGAACGTCTAAAGTCATCGGTATGACTGACGTTCTTTCCCGTCCATTCCTGCCGCCTAAGAGATGGCAGGAGTTCGAAAGTCTCACCTTCGATCTCTTCAGCCGCATCAAGAAGTGATTATGCCACGTTGCTTCAAAAGCAGGCTTCATAAAGAGATGGAGCATGCTGTTAAAATGTTTTGACATCGTATCGTTGTATGTGCGAATGAAAGGAAGCACATTTCTCATTACTTCGTTTGCCAATGGCGGTGAATGATAGGGAAATGACGGCATCGGTCACGACGATACCCGGACGGCCAACGACGGTCTCCGTGCCTGAAAAAGGCGTTTCCGTTCATGTTAATGACGGAGACTGGATGCGATGACGTGGACAAAGGATTTCTTAAAGCAGGTAATCCGCGCACTTTGCTTGCGGCCTTTCTTTACTTCGATGTCTCCTTCATAGTGTGGGTTCTTCTGGGACCGCTGGGTATTTCGATCGCACATGATCTGCATCTGAATGCTGGCCAAAAAGGACTGCTGGTGGCCACGCCTGTTTTGGCTGGTGCCTTATTACGTGTGGTTGCTGGTGCGCTGGTTGATCATTTTGGGCCGCGCCGTGTGGCAATTGGTGCACAGATATTTGTTATCGCGGGGCTGTTTGTTACATGGCTTGTAGCTCCACACAGCTACGCAGCGCTGTTTGGTGTAGCGCTGGTGCTAGGCGTGGCAGGTGCATCATTTGCTGTTGCTCTTCCCCTTGCTTCTGCCTGGTATCCACCACAATATCAGGGAACTGCGCTAGGGATTGCCGGAGCTGGTAATTCTGGCACTGCGCTTGCTTCCTTGTTTGCTCCCGGCCTGGCTGCACTTTACGGCTGGGTTAATGTTCTGGGGTTGGCAACTCTGCCATTGATGGCTGTGTTGATTGTCTTTTGCTTTTTAGCCAGTGAACCACCAGAACGTCGGGTTGGTGGCGGATTGACAACGTGGCTGCCTGTTTTGCGCAATGCCGATTGTTGGGCGCTTATGTTCTTCTACGGTGTTACGTTCGGTGGCTTTGTCGGGCTGGCTTCATTTCTGACAATTTATTTTAACGATCAATATGGTCTGTCTCCCGCTATTGCGGGTACTTGCACAGCTTTGGTTGTGTTTGTTGGTTCATTCGTGCGCCCCTTGGGAGGGGCCATGGCAGACCGTATTGGCGGTGAACGCGCGCTGAGCATTTTATATACGCTTGCTGCGGGCATTTTTGCCGTGATCGGGGTCGGGCTTCCTACAATCTGGCTTGCTTTTCCGGCCTTTTTTCTTGGCATGCTTGTGCTGGGTTTGGGAAACGGCGCCGTGTTCCAGCTTGTGCCTACGCGTTTTCCAACGCGTGTAGGCATTCTTACCGGTCTGGTGGGTATGAGCGGTGGTGTTGGTGGGTTCTATCTTGCGTCATCCCTTGGCGCAGCCCGGCAGATGACGGGCTCTTATGGCCCAGGGTTTTTGTGCTTTGCTGTTATTGCGCTGGCTGCACTTGCATGTGTCAGTTTTTGCCGTCGGCGCTGGATGGCCAAAAGCAACGGAATTCCGACGGGAGCAAATGCTCCTGGTGCCCTGTAATCCTTCCCTTCCTACCAGAGCCGGAATACTGCTGTGACCCGTATTTTCTTTTCGTCCCATTCGGCCTCTTTTTCTACCGCATCGGTGGCTATGCTGGCAGGATTGTGCCTGCACCAGACAGCTTGGGCAGATAATGCTCAGCCTGCAAACAAGCAGACAACGAATGCGCAGGTTCTTGCCAAAAGCACCATCATGCCTGCGCTCAAACAGAAAGCGCCTTATTCCAATTCAACACCACATAGTCCAGATTGGGGAGTATTTAATACAGGTAAAGGTGTAGCCTCCGGTTTTGGCATCATAGGGGGGCCTGGGCAGCCCCGTTGGGCGGAAGACTGGAGTGACTTGGCAACCATGTCCCCAGCAAAAAGGCGTGCAGACTGGTTTAACCGTCTGAAATACATTCCGCTGACAGATAATGGTGATATCTGGCTATCGATCAACGGAGAAGAACGCTTACGCTATATTTTTGAAAACCAGCCCATGATGGGCACTGCCGGCAAAACCAATGCAAACCGTGTTCTACTCCGTAACCAGTATGGTGCAGATCTGCATATTGGTGAACATATTCGTGCATATGCCGAATTTCTTTGGGGCGTGGCTGGTGGTTCCAATTATTACGGCTATCAAACTGGTGTTCAGCGCGAACGGTTGGATCTTCAACAAGGCATTTTGGAAGTTAAAGGCAACCTGCTGGGCGCAAAAATGGGAGCAATAGGGGGCAGGCAAGTTTTTCTTGATGCTCCTTTGTCCATGCAGTCGTCACGAGATCTGACGAATGCCCAGCAAACATGGGATGGATTTCGTGGATATGCGGTTTGGAAATCATTCCGCATGGATCTGTTTGATTTCATGCAAACAAACAAGTTGCCTCGTAACGTTTTTGCGAATGGTACAAATTATAATGCCCGCATGTATGGCATTTATACATCCACAGCACTGCCCAACTTTACCGTTATGGGGCAAAAAAGCCAGATTTTTGCAGATGTTTTTTTCATAGGGTATCTATTTAACGGTACACCTGCGGCTATTTCCACAACAACGGGCACACAAAGTGGTTCAACCCGGCGCGATAATGTTGGTTCACGTATCTGGGGCAATGTTGGGCCATTTAATGTGAGCCTGACAGGGGTGTTTCAGGGGGGAGAGTTTCGCCCGGCAGCCAGTCAGGGGGCAACACGTGCAGTTCGTGCCTGTGCGGTTAATGGTGTATTTGGTTGGACAGCAAAAAATCTGAAATCTGCACCGTCTTTTTCATTGCAGGCAGACATGTTTTCTGGCGGGTCCTATCATAGCAAGGATGGTGCTGTTGGAACATTTGCGACCCCATATTTTCCTTTCCCTTATTATAATGATGTCACGCTTGCCCTGACATCTCAGAACCTGATTGGTGTCGGGCCGGTCATTACGGCCACGCCTGTTCCTCATCTGCTTCTCAAATTGCATGTGCCGGTCTTCTGGCGGGAAAGTACGCAGGATGCTGTTTATGGAACTGGCAAAATATACTCATGGCGCAACAATCTTTCTGGTGGGTTTATTGGGGCCACACCACAAACACAGATTGCATGGAACTTTGCGCCACATTGGACCTGGACACATGATATCGCCGGATTTGTGGCCTCGAATGGCATGAGACAAGCCGGGGCAAAAGATGGCGCTTTTTATATGCAAACCATGGAATTCAAATTCTGATGCCAAGCCTTACAATAGGAGAGACGGTCATGATCACTACAGAAAACATTGTCATTATCGGTAACGGCATGGTGGGGCATTACTGTGCTGAACAGCTTGTTACGCATGGTTTGCATAAAACACACGCTATCCATATTTTTGGTGATGAACTTCACGATGCCTATGATCGTGTGCATCTCACTGATTATATGAGTGGGCAAGATGCATTGGCATTGCGCCTGCATAAAGACGACTTTCATACACATCATGGCCTGACACTCCATCGTGGTGTGAGGGTGGAACATATTGATCGTGATGCCAAAACGGTTGAAAGCATCGAGGGCGTTCTACCTTATGGCACGCTTATTCTTGCCACCGGCTCTACGCCATTTGTGCCGCCCATACCCGGTAACACCGGTACAGCCGGGCTGGTTTATCGGACACTTGATGATCTTGACATGATCCGGGCAGCAGCCAATGGCGCTACACATGGTGTGGTTATTGGCGGCGGCCTGCTTGGGCTGGAAGCCGCAAATGCATTGGCTGGGCTAGGTTTGTCCACCGCTGTGGTGGAGTTTGCACCACGCCTTATGCCGGTGCAACTTGATGAAGATGGCGGACAGGCATTGAAACAGCGGATTGAAGCCCTTGGGATCAATGTCCTCACCGCACATGCCACGCAGGAAATTGTTGCAGGAGAAAACTACAGGCATAGGCTTGTTTTTGCCGATGGAACGTTTCTGGAAACGGATCTGGTCGTTTTTTCTGCCGGCATTCGTCCTCAGGACCGTTTGGCACGTGAATGTGGGCTGGCTATCGGGTCACGTGGCGGGGTTGTAATTGATGATACATGCCGTACTTCTGACGCAGCCATTTTTGCTATTGGGGAATGTGCCTGCTGGAATGGGCAGGTTTTTGGGCTGGTTGCCCCAGGTTATACAATGGCCCGTACGGTGGCATCCATACTGGCAGGGGAGCAGGTGGCCTTTGCCGGAGCGGATATGTCCACAAAGCTCAAGCTTCTGGGGGTTGATGTTGGCTCTATTGGAGATGCACACGGTCGTACACCGGGGTGCCGCAGTTACAGATTTATTGGAGAAATAGACGGTTCCTATCGCCGCCTTGTGTTGTCTGAAGATGGGCATCATGTGCTTGGTGCCGTGCTTGTGGGAGACAATGCCTATTATGATACCATTCTCCAATG
Coding sequences within:
- a CDS encoding alginate export family protein, which translates into the protein MTRIFFSSHSASFSTASVAMLAGLCLHQTAWADNAQPANKQTTNAQVLAKSTIMPALKQKAPYSNSTPHSPDWGVFNTGKGVASGFGIIGGPGQPRWAEDWSDLATMSPAKRRADWFNRLKYIPLTDNGDIWLSINGEERLRYIFENQPMMGTAGKTNANRVLLRNQYGADLHIGEHIRAYAEFLWGVAGGSNYYGYQTGVQRERLDLQQGILEVKGNLLGAKMGAIGGRQVFLDAPLSMQSSRDLTNAQQTWDGFRGYAVWKSFRMDLFDFMQTNKLPRNVFANGTNYNARMYGIYTSTALPNFTVMGQKSQIFADVFFIGYLFNGTPAAISTTTGTQSGSTRRDNVGSRIWGNVGPFNVSLTGVFQGGEFRPAASQGATRAVRACAVNGVFGWTAKNLKSAPSFSLQADMFSGGSYHSKDGAVGTFATPYFPFPYYNDVTLALTSQNLIGVGPVITATPVPHLLLKLHVPVFWRESTQDAVYGTGKIYSWRNNLSGGFIGATPQTQIAWNFAPHWTWTHDIAGFVASNGMRQAGAKDGAFYMQTMEFKF